A single region of the Acidobacteriota bacterium genome encodes:
- a CDS encoding leucyl aminopeptidase has translation MEVKADSRKFYEIECDALAVGVFEGEKPEGGVLAEIDKRTGGVLTSLIETGELTGKSGESAYVHNTGEMKARRLLLLGAGKREDFTTDHVRRMAGTAARMLRGKKARTFAFLRRSDLAISESAQAATEGALLALFEPDKYHTSDKTENHLDQMVLATNGEGVDEAKAGVERGRIIAEATNFGREVINEPSNVMTPTELARQAEEVAKTYGLELDVLEEGQMRDLGMGSLLGVAQGSAEPAKLIVLRYTPKSASDETIAIVGKGITFDTGGISIKPADGMEKMKYDMAGGATTIAAMRAIAQLKPVVNVLGIVPATENMPGGRAQRPGDVVRAMTGKTIEVINTDAEGRLVLADAVAYARKLGATKIVDLATLTGAVSIALGDVYVAILGNKQEWTDTVMAAAKKSGEKFWQLPLDKEYREQIKSEIADIKNVGGRKAGTITGAYFIREFVEDTPWAHLDIAGTAWNDSNKPYLAVGPTGVCVRTLVNLVCG, from the coding sequence GCTGGCCGTGGGCGTCTTTGAGGGCGAAAAGCCAGAAGGCGGCGTGCTGGCTGAAATTGATAAACGAACCGGCGGTGTGCTGACTTCGCTGATCGAAACCGGCGAGTTGACGGGAAAGTCCGGCGAATCCGCCTACGTGCATAACACGGGCGAGATGAAAGCGCGCCGGTTATTGCTGCTCGGAGCAGGCAAACGTGAAGATTTCACGACGGATCATGTTCGGCGCATGGCCGGCACGGCGGCGCGAATGCTTCGCGGCAAAAAGGCTCGGACGTTTGCGTTTTTGCGCCGATCTGACCTGGCGATTTCCGAAAGTGCGCAAGCGGCGACTGAGGGCGCATTGCTGGCATTGTTTGAACCGGACAAGTATCACACCAGCGACAAGACCGAAAATCATCTGGATCAAATGGTTTTGGCCACTAACGGCGAAGGCGTTGATGAAGCAAAAGCAGGTGTTGAGCGTGGCAGAATCATTGCTGAAGCGACGAACTTCGGGCGCGAAGTTATCAATGAACCGAGCAACGTAATGACGCCAACCGAACTGGCTCGACAGGCTGAAGAAGTCGCGAAAACTTATGGTTTGGAACTGGACGTGCTCGAAGAAGGCCAGATGAGAGATTTGGGTATGGGATCGCTGCTTGGCGTCGCGCAAGGTTCCGCCGAACCTGCCAAGCTGATTGTGTTGCGATACACGCCGAAGTCCGCTTCGGACGAAACCATAGCCATTGTTGGCAAAGGCATTACCTTCGACACCGGGGGCATTTCCATCAAACCTGCCGATGGCATGGAAAAAATGAAGTATGACATGGCCGGCGGAGCGACGACGATTGCCGCCATGCGAGCGATCGCTCAATTGAAACCTGTGGTCAATGTGCTCGGCATCGTTCCGGCAACGGAAAACATGCCCGGCGGACGCGCCCAACGTCCGGGCGATGTGGTTCGTGCGATGACTGGTAAAACCATTGAAGTCATCAACACCGACGCCGAAGGCCGTTTGGTGTTAGCCGATGCCGTGGCATACGCGCGCAAGCTTGGTGCGACGAAGATTGTTGATCTGGCAACACTGACTGGTGCGGTTTCAATTGCGCTCGGTGATGTTTATGTGGCGATCCTGGGGAACAAACAGGAATGGACTGATACCGTGATGGCTGCAGCGAAAAAGTCCGGCGAAAAATTCTGGCAATTGCCGCTGGACAAAGAGTATCGAGAACAAATTAAAAGTGAGATTGCAGACATCAAAAACGTCGGTGGCCGCAAAGCTGGAACTATCACTGGCGCTTATTTCATCCGCGAATTTGTTGAAGACACTCCGTGGGCGCATCTGGACATCGCCGGGACTGCTTGGAACGATAGCAATAAACCTTATCTGGCAGTTGGCCCAACCGGGGTTTGCGTGCGTACGCTAGTAAATCTGGTTTGCGGGTAA